A window of Costertonia aggregata contains these coding sequences:
- the rplC gene encoding 50S ribosomal protein L3, protein MSGLIGKKVGMTSIFDENGKNIPCTVIEAGPCVVTQVRTDEVDGYSALQLGFDDKAEKRANKAETGHFKKAGSSPKKKVVEFQGFEGDYKLGDTIGVDVFVEGEFVDVVGTSKGKGFAGVVKRHGFGGVGQATHGQHNRLRAPGSIGAASYPARVFKGMRMAGRMGGGRVTVQNLRVLKVVPEKNLIVVKGCVPGHKNAYVTIEK, encoded by the coding sequence ATGTCTGGGTTAATAGGAAAAAAAGTAGGCATGACCAGCATCTTTGATGAGAATGGGAAGAATATCCCATGCACCGTAATCGAAGCTGGCCCATGTGTAGTTACCCAAGTCAGAACCGATGAGGTAGACGGGTATAGTGCCCTTCAACTTGGTTTCGATGACAAGGCAGAGAAACGTGCAAATAAGGCCGAGACAGGTCATTTTAAGAAAGCAGGTTCTTCTCCCAAGAAAAAAGTCGTTGAGTTCCAAGGTTTTGAAGGAGATTACAAATTGGGAGATACCATAGGTGTCGATGTTTTTGTAGAGGGAGAGTTTGTTGATGTCGTAGGTACATCAAAAGGTAAAGGCTTTGCCGGTGTTGTAAAAAGGCATGGGTTTGGAGGAGTTGGACAAGCCACACACGGTCAGCACAATAGATTAAGAGCTCCCGGTTCAATCGGAGCCGCTTCATATCCAGCAAGAGTTTTTAAGGGTATGAGAATGGCCGGTAGAATGGGTGGTGGCAGAGTAACTGTTCAAAACCTTAGAGTTTTAAAGGTAGTTCCTGAGAAAAACCTAATCGTAGTCAAAGGTTGTGTTCCAGGACATAAAAACGCTTACGTAACTATTGAGAAGTAA
- a CDS encoding SusC/RagA family TonB-linked outer membrane protein: MRTNLNGILTLFMAFVVHLTFAQDKTISGTVTDQDGIPLPGVNIVIEGTTNGTQTDFDGNYTIQGSPGQTLLFTYIGQKETRRTIGAESTINVQMTEDAQALEEVIVTAQGIKREKQALGYAVSEVSSDQLEQRPEGDVGRVLTGKASGLNITQQSGLSGSGTNIIIRGFSSFSGSNQPLFIVDGVPFSSETNSSGAATGNAEDDFLNGNSGSSRFLDLDPNNIESVNVLKGLAAATLYGTQGRNGVILITTKNGSSAGAVKKTEITLNSSVFFNEIASLPDYQDEFGNGFDQAFGWFFSNWGPGFDRNGVAGWGNGIDSRPNVGFDENGTLAHPYSTASSATGIPAAFPEFAGARYEWRPYDSVENFFRVGLVTSNSLNVRGSSDDGKVSYNANVGHLDDQGFTPGNGVQRYTLGVGGRAILSNKFTVAGTLNFSNTNFKTPPVAASTGNGAFGTGSSVFGELFFTPRSVDLLGLPFQNPIDGSSVYYRQNNSIQHPLWTINNAGFEQVTNRVFGQTSLTYNINDNLNILYRFGLDVFSENNVNFQNKGGRGQEDAALVSGIYQTWNNTNTIQNHDFILNGDYDLSEKIGMTFNLGATSRREILDRNGVSSNGQQVFNVLRHVNFANQNEIQFLQERNIAGVFAQTDFDYDRWAYLTLAARNDWVSNLSADNRSAFYPSASVSLIPTTFIQGIKSEKGLNYLKVRAGYGTSANFPTGFPTVSVLNINTQFFQDEGVDIVTNSVGNRLGNPDLKPELLAEFEVGIESRLFNNRVTLDASYYKRTTTDLIVDRPLDPSTGFTAQQTNVGEIQGDGLEVDLGVDIFRNDGDGVNWSINSNFTTNNSEVVDLGQDADIIVFAGANGNLGNAAIEGEQLGVIVGSKIATNENGDFLVDSAGDYVEEQGQFVIGDPNPDWVLNVNNNFSYKNFNFSFLINYTQGGDIYSRTVSTLLGRGLTTDTVDRINTFILPGVQQEDGSVNTKQINNSTFYFNNVLFGPDELGVFDGTVIRLQEVALGYSVPSKFLEKTPFGSLTFTVSGQNLYFKALNVPEGTNFDPNQAGLGVGNGRGFDYLAGPSGRRYGFSLKATF; encoded by the coding sequence ATGAGAACAAATCTAAATGGAATCTTAACGCTATTCATGGCGTTTGTTGTGCATCTCACTTTTGCACAAGACAAAACGATTTCAGGAACGGTAACCGATCAAGATGGTATTCCGTTACCTGGAGTAAACATTGTCATTGAAGGTACTACAAATGGCACACAAACAGATTTTGACGGAAACTACACGATTCAAGGTAGCCCAGGACAAACGTTACTGTTTACGTACATCGGTCAAAAAGAGACTCGAAGAACGATCGGGGCAGAAAGTACAATCAATGTGCAAATGACCGAAGATGCCCAAGCCTTGGAAGAGGTAATCGTAACCGCCCAAGGTATCAAAAGAGAGAAACAGGCTCTTGGATATGCAGTTTCCGAGGTAAGTAGCGATCAATTAGAGCAGCGTCCAGAGGGTGATGTAGGGCGGGTTCTTACAGGTAAGGCTTCGGGATTGAACATTACACAACAGAGTGGACTTTCCGGCTCAGGTACCAATATCATTATTAGGGGATTTAGTTCTTTTAGTGGTAGTAACCAACCTTTATTCATAGTTGACGGGGTTCCGTTTTCGAGCGAAACCAACTCCTCGGGCGCCGCAACGGGAAACGCAGAGGATGATTTCTTAAATGGTAACTCAGGATCAAGTAGATTTTTGGATTTAGATCCAAACAATATAGAAAGTGTTAACGTATTAAAAGGATTGGCAGCTGCTACCCTATATGGTACGCAAGGACGTAACGGTGTTATATTGATAACCACAAAAAATGGTTCTTCTGCCGGTGCGGTGAAAAAGACTGAAATCACTTTAAATTCATCGGTATTCTTTAATGAGATTGCTTCATTACCGGATTACCAAGATGAATTTGGTAATGGTTTTGACCAAGCGTTCGGTTGGTTCTTCAGTAACTGGGGGCCAGGCTTTGACAGAAACGGCGTAGCTGGTTGGGGTAATGGTATAGATTCAAGACCAAATGTAGGGTTTGACGAAAACGGTACATTGGCCCATCCTTATTCAACCGCTTCATCAGCAACAGGAATTCCCGCAGCATTTCCAGAATTTGCTGGCGCTCGTTATGAATGGAGACCTTATGATAGTGTCGAAAACTTTTTTAGGGTTGGTTTAGTAACTTCCAATTCCTTGAACGTTAGAGGCTCCTCGGACGACGGAAAAGTATCCTATAATGCCAATGTGGGACATCTGGACGACCAAGGGTTTACACCCGGAAACGGTGTACAAAGATATACCTTAGGCGTAGGGGGTAGAGCTATTCTTTCCAATAAATTTACCGTAGCAGGAACATTGAATTTTTCCAATACCAATTTTAAGACACCTCCAGTTGCAGCAAGTACAGGTAACGGTGCCTTTGGTACGGGATCGTCAGTTTTTGGAGAACTTTTCTTCACACCCCGTAGTGTTGACCTTTTGGGATTACCTTTTCAAAATCCTATTGACGGTTCCAGTGTATACTACCGTCAAAACAACAGTATTCAACACCCGTTATGGACCATCAACAATGCAGGTTTTGAACAAGTAACCAATAGAGTTTTTGGACAGACCTCCCTTACCTACAATATAAATGATAACCTTAATATACTATATCGTTTTGGTTTGGATGTATTCAGTGAAAACAACGTCAACTTCCAGAACAAAGGTGGTCGTGGCCAAGAAGATGCGGCATTGGTAAGTGGTATTTACCAAACCTGGAACAATACCAATACAATCCAAAACCACGATTTCATATTGAACGGTGATTATGACCTTTCGGAAAAAATAGGAATGACGTTTAACCTTGGTGCAACATCAAGAAGAGAGATTTTGGATAGAAACGGTGTATCGAGTAACGGGCAACAAGTATTTAATGTATTGAGGCATGTAAACTTTGCAAACCAAAACGAAATACAGTTTCTGCAAGAGCGTAATATTGCCGGTGTATTCGCACAAACAGATTTTGACTATGACCGTTGGGCTTATTTAACATTGGCCGCCAGAAACGACTGGGTATCCAATTTATCGGCAGATAATAGATCGGCCTTTTACCCCAGTGCAAGTGTATCTTTGATACCAACAACCTTTATACAAGGTATTAAAAGCGAAAAAGGTCTTAATTATTTAAAGGTCAGGGCCGGTTATGGTACTTCCGCCAACTTTCCAACAGGTTTTCCAACAGTTTCAGTGTTGAACATCAATACGCAGTTCTTTCAAGATGAAGGAGTTGATATCGTGACTAATTCTGTAGGTAACAGGTTAGGGAATCCAGATTTAAAACCTGAGCTTTTAGCGGAATTTGAAGTAGGTATAGAGTCTAGGTTGTTCAACAATCGTGTAACTTTAGATGCTTCTTATTACAAAAGAACTACTACAGACTTAATTGTTGACCGACCATTAGATCCTTCCACAGGGTTTACGGCACAACAAACCAACGTAGGTGAAATTCAAGGAGATGGATTGGAAGTTGACTTAGGTGTTGATATCTTCAGAAATGATGGTGATGGAGTAAATTGGTCTATAAACAGTAATTTCACAACCAACAATTCTGAGGTAGTAGATCTGGGTCAAGATGCGGATATTATAGTATTTGCAGGTGCAAACGGTAATTTAGGTAATGCCGCTATCGAAGGTGAGCAACTTGGGGTTATCGTGGGTAGTAAAATCGCCACCAATGAAAATGGGGATTTTCTTGTTGATAGTGCAGGTGACTATGTAGAGGAACAGGGTCAATTTGTAATCGGTGACCCTAATCCAGATTGGGTATTGAACGTAAACAACAATTTCTCGTACAAGAATTTCAACTTTTCATTTTTGATAAATTACACACAAGGAGGGGATATTTATTCCAGAACCGTATCCACATTATTAGGTAGAGGTTTAACTACGGATACCGTTGATAGAATCAACACATTTATCTTGCCTGGTGTTCAACAAGAAGATGGCAGTGTAAATACCAAGCAGATCAACAACTCAACCTTTTATTTTAACAATGTCCTTTTTGGACCTGATGAATTGGGAGTTTTTGATGGTACGGTTATACGACTTCAAGAAGTTGCGTTAGGATATTCCGTTCCTTCTAAATTTTTAGAGAAAACACCTTTTGGTTCTTTGACTTTCACAGTATCCGGACAAAACTTATATTTTAAGGCGTTAAATGTGCCAGAGGGTACAAACTTTGATCCTAATCAAGCAGGACTAGGTGTAGGTAATGGTAGAGGATTTGATTATTTAGCAGGTCCTAGTGGAAGAAGATATGGTTTTAGCCTAAAAGCTACCTTTTAA
- the rpsG gene encoding 30S ribosomal protein S7 has translation MRKKQAKKRPLLPDPRFNDQLVTRFVNMMMWDGKKSIAFKVFYDAIDIVDEKKTDDEKSGLELWKDALSNVMPHVEVRSRRVGGATFQIPMQIRPDRKISTAMKWLISYARKRNEKSMAQKLAAEVLAAAKEEGAAVKKRVDTHKMAEANKAFSHFRF, from the coding sequence ATGAGAAAAAAGCAGGCCAAAAAAAGGCCACTATTACCAGATCCAAGATTTAACGATCAGCTCGTAACACGTTTCGTCAACATGATGATGTGGGATGGGAAAAAGTCGATAGCCTTCAAGGTATTTTACGATGCGATTGATATCGTTGACGAAAAGAAAACAGATGATGAAAAGTCTGGTTTGGAACTTTGGAAAGATGCATTGAGCAATGTAATGCCTCACGTGGAAGTTAGAAGTAGAAGAGTGGGTGGTGCAACATTCCAAATTCCGATGCAAATAAGGCCCGACCGTAAAATATCGACCGCAATGAAATGGTTGATAAGCTATGCAAGAAAGAGAAATGAAAAGTCCATGGCTCAAAAACTTGCAGCAGAAGTATTGGCCGCAGCAAAAGAAGAAGGTGCTGCAGTCAAGAAAAGAGTGGACACCCACAAAATGGCCGAAGCAAACAAAGCATTCTCCCACTTTAGATTTTAA
- the fusA gene encoding elongation factor G: MARDLKYTRNIGIAAHIDAGKTTTTERILFYTGVSHKIGEVHDGAATMDWMEQEQERGITITSAATTCEWVFPMENAKPTADAKPYHFNIIDTPGHVDFTVEVNRSLRVLDGLVFLFSAVDGVEPQSETNWRLADNYKVPRIGFVNKMDRQGSNFLMVCKQVKQMLGSNAVPIVLPIGEEADFKGIVDLAKNRAIVWHEEGFGSTFDVVDIPEEMKAEVKEYRAALIEAVAEYDEELMEKFFEDEDSITEEEVHAALRAAVMDRAIIPMICGSSFKNKGVQFLLDAVCRYLPSPIDKDAIVGTDPETGKEISRKPDVKEPFSALAFKIATDPFVGRLAFFRTYSGRLDAGSYILNNRSGKKERISRIYQMHSNKQNAIDYIEAGDIGAAVGFKDIKTGDTMSSEKHPIILESMDFPDPVIGIAVEPKTKVDVEKLGMALAKLAEEDPTFQVKTDEASGQTIISGMGELHLDIIVDRLKREFKVEVNQGEPQVEYKEALTKLASHRETYKKQSGGRGKFGDIVFEMGPADDDFEGTGLQFVDEIKGGRIPKEFIPSVEKGFATAMQNGPLAGYEMDTMKVVLKDGSFHPVDSDQLSFELAAKMGYKAAGKAAGAVIMEPIMKIEVLTPEENMGDIVGDLNRRRGTISNMSDRAGAKVIKGEVPLSEMFGYVTSLRTLSSGRATSTMEFSHYAETPSNISEEVIKAAKGVTA; encoded by the coding sequence ATGGCAAGAGATTTAAAATATACAAGAAACATAGGTATTGCCGCTCATATTGATGCGGGTAAAACCACAACCACCGAACGTATCTTGTTCTACACTGGTGTAAGTCACAAAATTGGAGAGGTACACGATGGTGCCGCTACTATGGATTGGATGGAGCAAGAACAAGAGCGAGGAATAACCATTACTTCTGCTGCAACAACTTGTGAGTGGGTCTTTCCTATGGAAAACGCAAAGCCTACCGCAGATGCAAAACCATATCATTTTAATATTATAGATACTCCTGGCCACGTTGACTTTACCGTAGAGGTGAATAGATCATTACGTGTTCTCGACGGATTGGTCTTTTTGTTCAGCGCGGTTGATGGCGTTGAGCCACAATCTGAAACTAACTGGAGGTTGGCCGATAATTATAAAGTGCCGCGCATTGGTTTTGTCAATAAAATGGATCGTCAAGGTTCTAATTTTTTGATGGTATGCAAGCAGGTCAAACAAATGTTGGGGTCCAATGCCGTTCCCATTGTTTTACCGATAGGTGAAGAGGCCGATTTTAAAGGAATCGTTGATTTGGCAAAGAACAGGGCCATCGTATGGCACGAAGAAGGCTTTGGTTCAACTTTTGATGTTGTTGATATTCCCGAGGAGATGAAGGCTGAAGTGAAGGAGTATAGGGCTGCATTAATCGAAGCTGTTGCGGAATATGATGAAGAGTTGATGGAAAAGTTCTTCGAAGATGAAGATTCTATTACGGAAGAAGAGGTGCACGCGGCGTTAAGAGCAGCGGTTATGGATAGGGCGATTATACCTATGATATGTGGTTCTTCATTTAAAAATAAAGGCGTTCAGTTTTTATTGGACGCGGTATGTAGGTACTTGCCATCCCCAATTGATAAAGACGCTATTGTTGGTACCGATCCTGAAACCGGAAAGGAAATCAGCAGAAAACCAGACGTGAAAGAACCTTTCTCGGCATTGGCATTTAAAATAGCTACCGATCCGTTTGTAGGTCGTTTGGCTTTCTTTAGAACCTATTCGGGCCGTTTGGATGCAGGTTCTTATATTTTGAACAACCGTTCGGGTAAAAAAGAGCGTATCTCACGTATATATCAAATGCACTCCAATAAACAAAATGCTATTGATTATATTGAGGCTGGAGATATTGGTGCAGCCGTAGGATTTAAGGACATTAAGACGGGTGATACCATGTCTTCCGAGAAACATCCGATTATACTGGAAAGTATGGACTTTCCAGATCCCGTAATCGGTATTGCTGTTGAGCCCAAGACCAAGGTCGATGTTGAAAAACTAGGTATGGCTTTGGCAAAGTTGGCCGAAGAAGATCCTACTTTTCAGGTAAAGACCGATGAGGCATCCGGACAGACCATTATTTCTGGTATGGGAGAGCTTCACTTAGATATTATCGTTGATCGCTTGAAACGCGAATTTAAGGTTGAGGTCAACCAAGGTGAACCACAGGTAGAGTACAAAGAAGCCTTGACCAAGCTGGCTTCACACAGAGAAACCTATAAAAAGCAATCAGGAGGTCGTGGTAAATTTGGTGATATCGTATTCGAGATGGGGCCCGCAGATGATGATTTTGAAGGCACTGGGTTACAGTTTGTCGATGAAATCAAAGGTGGTCGTATACCAAAAGAATTTATTCCTTCGGTAGAAAAAGGTTTTGCTACAGCGATGCAAAACGGTCCGTTGGCCGGTTATGAAATGGATACTATGAAAGTAGTATTGAAAGATGGTTCGTTCCACCCGGTGGATTCCGATCAGCTATCTTTTGAATTGGCAGCAAAAATGGGGTATAAAGCAGCTGGTAAAGCAGCTGGAGCCGTCATCATGGAGCCAATTATGAAAATAGAGGTTTTGACACCTGAGGAAAACATGGGTGATATTGTTGGCGATTTGAACAGGCGAAGAGGAACAATTTCCAATATGAGCGATAGGGCAGGTGCCAAAGTTATCAAAGGTGAGGTGCCGTTATCAGAAATGTTCGGTTACGTAACATCGTTAAGGACATTGTCATCTGGCCGTGCTACATCTACTATGGAATTTTCACACTATGCCGAAACCCCATCAAATATTTCAGAGGAAGTAATAAAGGCAGCTAAAGGTGTAACCGCTTAA
- the rplW gene encoding 50S ribosomal protein L23 — protein sequence MSVLIKPIITEKMTADSELFNRYGFVVDTKANKLQIKDAVEATYGVSVKKVRTMNYGPNRKSRYTKTGVQHGKTNAYKKAIVDVVEGDIIDFYSNL from the coding sequence ATGAGTGTGTTGATAAAGCCAATTATTACCGAAAAGATGACCGCTGATAGTGAGTTATTTAATCGATATGGTTTCGTTGTTGATACGAAGGCTAATAAATTGCAGATAAAAGATGCGGTTGAAGCTACGTACGGTGTATCTGTTAAAAAGGTTCGTACTATGAATTACGGCCCAAACCGTAAATCACGTTACACCAAAACCGGTGTACAGCATGGCAAGACAAATGCTTACAAGAAAGCAATTGTTGATGTGGTTGAAGGAGATATAATTGATTTTTACAGTAATCTATAA
- the rplD gene encoding 50S ribosomal protein L4: MKVAVLDIKGKDTGRKVDLSDSVFAIEPNNHAIYLDVKQYLAHQRQGTHKSKERAEIAGSTRKIKKQKGTGTARAGSIKSPIFRGGGRIFGPRPKDYTQKLNKNVKRLARKSAFSLKSKEKSIFVLEDFTFETPKTKDFINVLKSLGLENKKSLFVLGDSNNSVYLSSRNLKQSEVIINSELSTYKILNANSIVLTEGALEEIESNLNK, from the coding sequence ATGAAGGTAGCAGTTTTAGATATCAAAGGAAAAGATACGGGAAGAAAGGTAGACCTTTCGGATTCCGTTTTCGCTATAGAACCGAACAATCATGCGATTTACTTAGATGTAAAACAGTATTTGGCGCATCAAAGACAAGGTACGCACAAATCTAAGGAAAGAGCCGAAATCGCTGGTAGTACCAGAAAGATAAAAAAGCAAAAGGGTACGGGTACCGCTCGTGCTGGTAGTATTAAATCCCCGATCTTTAGAGGGGGTGGTCGTATATTCGGCCCAAGGCCCAAGGATTATACCCAAAAGTTGAACAAAAATGTGAAGCGTTTGGCAAGAAAATCCGCTTTTAGTTTAAAGTCTAAAGAGAAATCAATTTTCGTCTTGGAGGACTTTACTTTTGAGACTCCTAAAACCAAAGATTTTATCAATGTTTTGAAGTCTTTGGGATTGGAAAACAAAAAATCCTTATTTGTGTTGGGCGATTCAAATAATAGCGTATATTTGTCGTCACGCAATTTGAAGCAATCTGAAGTCATAATCAACTCAGAATTAAGTACTTACAAAATACTAAATGCCAATAGTATTGTGCTTACCGAAGGAGCTTTAGAAGAAATCGAATCAAATTTAAACAAGTAG
- the rplB gene encoding 50S ribosomal protein L2 translates to MSVRKLKPITPGQRFRVVNGFDAITTDKPEKSLLAPLKKSGGRNSQGKMTMRHRGGGHKRRYRIIDFKRDKQGVAATVKSIQYDPNRTAFIALLEYVDGEKKYIIAQNGLQVGQQVSSGTGVAPEIGNALPLSEIPLGTIISCIELRPGQGAVMARSAGTFAQLMAKEGKFVTVKLPSGETRLILANCLATVGAISNSDHQLLVSGKAGRSRWLGRRPRTRPVAMNPVDHPMGGGEGRASGGHPRSKNGIPAKGFRTRSKTKDTNRYIIERRKK, encoded by the coding sequence ATGTCAGTTAGGAAATTAAAACCAATCACTCCCGGACAGCGTTTTAGAGTAGTCAATGGATTTGACGCCATTACTACTGATAAGCCGGAGAAAAGTTTACTTGCTCCGTTAAAAAAGTCGGGAGGTAGAAACAGTCAAGGAAAAATGACCATGCGCCATAGAGGTGGTGGGCATAAAAGAAGGTATCGTATCATAGATTTTAAAAGAGACAAGCAAGGAGTAGCTGCCACTGTAAAATCTATTCAGTACGATCCCAACAGAACGGCTTTTATCGCTTTGTTGGAGTATGTAGATGGCGAGAAAAAATACATAATTGCCCAAAATGGTCTTCAGGTAGGTCAACAAGTTTCATCAGGAACTGGAGTGGCTCCCGAAATTGGGAATGCCTTGCCATTGAGCGAGATTCCTTTGGGTACAATTATATCTTGTATTGAATTGCGACCAGGACAAGGTGCCGTAATGGCAAGAAGTGCTGGTACTTTTGCGCAGCTTATGGCTAAGGAAGGCAAGTTTGTTACCGTAAAATTGCCATCTGGTGAAACAAGGTTGATTTTGGCCAATTGCTTGGCCACAGTTGGAGCAATATCCAATTCAGATCATCAATTGCTTGTGTCCGGTAAAGCCGGTAGAAGTAGATGGTTGGGCAGAAGACCTAGAACAAGACCGGTAGCAATGAACCCTGTTGATCACCCAATGGGTGGTGGTGAAGGTCGTGCTTCTGGTGGGCATCCAAGATCTAAAAATGGTATTCCTGCAAAAGGTTTTAGAACACGTTCCAAGACTAAGGACACCAACAGATATATCATAGAACGTAGAAAGAAATAA
- the rpsJ gene encoding 30S ribosomal protein S10, translating to MSQKIRIKLKSYDYNLVDKSAEKIVKTVKTTGAVVTGPIPLPTHKKIFTVLRSPHVNKKSREQFQLSSYKRLLDIYSSSSKTIDALMKLELPSGVEVEIKV from the coding sequence ATGAGTCAGAAAATCAGAATAAAATTGAAGTCTTACGATTATAACCTAGTGGATAAATCTGCTGAGAAAATCGTAAAAACGGTAAAGACTACTGGAGCGGTTGTAACAGGTCCCATTCCTTTGCCAACACATAAAAAAATATTTACGGTTTTGCGTTCTCCACATGTGAACAAAAAGTCTAGGGAGCAGTTTCAGTTAAGTTCATACAAAAGATTATTGGACATATACAGCTCTTCGTCAAAAACAATTGATGCTTTAATGAAACTTGAGCTCCCAAGTGGTGTAGAAGTCGAAATAAAAGTATAA
- the rpsL gene encoding 30S ribosomal protein S12 — protein sequence MPTISQLVRKGRVTITKKSKSAALDSCPQRRGVCTRVYTTTPKKPNSAMRKVARVRLTNGKEVNAYIPGEGHNLQEHSIVLVRGGRVKDLPGVRYHIVRGALDTAGVAGRTQRRSKYGAKRPKK from the coding sequence ATGCCAACAATTTCACAATTAGTACGAAAAGGAAGAGTCACAATTACTAAGAAGAGTAAATCGGCTGCTTTGGATTCGTGTCCTCAAAGAAGAGGTGTATGTACGCGTGTTTACACTACCACACCAAAAAAACCTAATTCGGCGATGCGTAAAGTCGCTAGGGTTAGGTTGACCAATGGTAAGGAAGTGAACGCTTACATACCTGGAGAGGGACACAATTTGCAAGAGCACTCGATAGTATTAGTAAGAGGCGGAAGGGTAAAAGATTTACCGGGAGTTAGATACCACATCGTAAGAGGTGCTTTGGATACTGCAGGTGTTGCAGGGAGAACCCAAAGGAGGTCTAAGTACGGAGCTAAACGCCCTAAGAAGTAA
- a CDS encoding SusD/RagB family nutrient-binding outer membrane lipoprotein, protein MKNIFKYISLAMFAGLLLVTSCESVELDLAGNPNELTPDQSSPDLFLNSIQTDFATFTELMSWNGGDLVRISYLNGRNYQNIANYAPAQLNLEWNIAYQGDNGEVLASGLEVNGILADIRAMAPVAEETELFHHTAIGQFIEAYTMVTLVDFFGDVPYSEAIQGDAETPILNPNVDSGASIYDAALQLLDDAIANFERDVVTEPANDFYYGGNWDNWIKAANTLKMKIYLQRRLVDPSAVDNFNAIVTSGNYISESSEDLQFRWGTNAVQPDVRHPRYADNYTPSGGVDYLPNWLMNYMNINEDPRTRYYFYRQVNAVPGEEVPPNEETLACSLEPTPQHYTDGGFTFCTLPNGYWGRDHGQNAGIPPDGFTRTVYGVYPSGGKFDDSSFKGISVGSGGAGAGITPILLASWVDFMRAEVAMLTNPTAAKDLVLAGITKSVAKVTSFGTLDSGADLSFAPTQGNIDNFINNIDTLFTNADDDGKWDVLAEQYFVSLFGNGIDGYNFYRRTGFPTTLQPNLEPEPGAFVRSLNYPADFVNNNSSVDPKPNQEVQVFWDTNPAAPTFPPSN, encoded by the coding sequence ATGAAAAATATCTTTAAATATATAAGTCTAGCAATGTTTGCAGGGTTACTTTTAGTAACATCGTGCGAAAGCGTAGAATTAGATTTAGCGGGTAATCCAAACGAGTTGACGCCCGATCAATCAAGTCCGGATTTGTTCTTGAATTCGATACAAACAGATTTTGCAACTTTCACTGAGCTGATGAGTTGGAACGGGGGTGATTTGGTACGAATCAGTTATTTGAATGGACGTAACTATCAAAATATTGCCAATTATGCCCCAGCGCAGTTAAATCTAGAATGGAATATAGCGTATCAAGGCGACAATGGTGAAGTTTTGGCGAGTGGTCTTGAAGTAAACGGTATACTTGCTGATATTAGAGCGATGGCACCCGTAGCCGAAGAAACCGAATTGTTTCATCATACTGCCATTGGGCAGTTCATAGAGGCTTACACCATGGTTACCCTGGTAGACTTTTTTGGTGACGTTCCCTATTCCGAAGCCATTCAAGGCGATGCAGAGACCCCTATTCTAAACCCTAATGTTGACTCAGGGGCCAGTATTTACGATGCTGCATTGCAGTTGTTGGATGATGCCATCGCCAATTTCGAAAGGGATGTTGTTACAGAGCCTGCCAACGATTTTTATTACGGCGGTAATTGGGACAATTGGATTAAAGCGGCCAATACATTAAAAATGAAAATCTATTTACAGCGTCGTTTGGTAGATCCTAGTGCTGTGGATAATTTCAACGCAATTGTCACATCAGGTAACTACATTAGCGAATCTTCTGAAGATTTGCAATTTCGATGGGGCACCAATGCCGTACAGCCTGACGTTAGACATCCTAGATATGCGGATAACTACACCCCATCAGGAGGTGTCGATTACCTACCCAATTGGTTAATGAACTACATGAATATAAACGAAGACCCGAGAACCAGATACTATTTTTACCGTCAGGTAAATGCCGTACCTGGTGAAGAGGTACCACCAAATGAAGAGACTTTGGCCTGTTCTTTAGAGCCTACTCCCCAACATTACACTGATGGTGGTTTTACCTTCTGTACACTGCCAAACGGTTATTGGGGTAGAGATCATGGTCAAAACGCTGGTATACCACCAGATGGTTTTACCAGAACAGTTTACGGTGTTTATCCTTCTGGAGGTAAATTTGATGATAGTAGCTTTAAAGGTATCTCAGTAGGTTCAGGTGGTGCTGGTGCTGGTATCACCCCGATTTTATTGGCATCTTGGGTAGACTTCATGAGAGCTGAGGTGGCGATGCTTACAAATCCAACCGCAGCAAAAGACTTAGTGTTGGCAGGTATCACAAAATCCGTAGCCAAGGTAACTTCTTTTGGTACGCTGGACAGCGGTGCCGATCTTTCGTTCGCCCCTACTCAAGGAAATATTGATAATTTTATTAACAATATAGATACCCTATTTACCAATGCCGATGATGATGGCAAGTGGGATGTATTGGCAGAACAATATTTTGTATCGTTGTTTGGAAACGGGATAGATGGTTACAATTTCTATAGAAGAACAGGGTTTCCTACAACATTGCAACCTAATCTGGAACCGGAACCGGGTGCTTTTGTTAGATCATTAAACTATCCTGCAGATTTTGTGAACAACAATTCTTCTGTTGACCCTAAACCTAATCAAGAGGTACAGGTGTTTTGGGACACCAACCCAGCTGCACCAACATTTCCACCGTCTAATTAA